Proteins from a single region of Trichocoleus desertorum ATA4-8-CV12:
- the devC gene encoding ABC transporter permease DevC — MGLIQQLQRRTPLGWLQLSHEKSRLLVALSGIAFADVLMFMQLGFQSALYDSNTKLSRSLNADIVLVSPQARNTQNLSTFSRRRLFQAKDVDGVESAEAFYSNIITWKHPDTRKEASIQVLGLNPDQPILNLPEVNQQLDKIQLPDQVLFDRNSRGDYQKAIAQIEQNQLDQNQPDQNQTVTTEVERRTIAIAGLFSLGASFGADGILIASDQTFLRLFPRRDAGSINLGLIRVEPNANPEQVAAALKTHLSDDVRVLTHPEYIEFEESYWKKESPIGFIFGLGTSMAFVVGVVIVYQVLSTDVNAHMKEYATFKAMGYRNQYLLAVVFEEALILAFLGFIPGMVLPLGLYQLAANATALPIAMKLSRALTVLFLTVAMCSISGAIATRKLQSADPADMF; from the coding sequence ATGGGCTTAATTCAACAGTTGCAGCGCCGCACGCCTTTGGGATGGCTGCAACTGAGTCACGAAAAAAGTCGGTTGCTCGTCGCACTGTCGGGCATTGCCTTTGCCGATGTTTTGATGTTTATGCAGTTGGGTTTCCAAAGTGCCCTGTATGACAGCAATACCAAACTCAGCCGCAGCTTAAACGCAGATATTGTTCTGGTCAGCCCACAGGCTCGCAATACCCAAAACTTATCTACCTTTTCTCGCCGTCGTCTGTTTCAAGCTAAAGATGTAGATGGAGTCGAGTCGGCAGAAGCTTTTTACTCCAACATCATTACGTGGAAACATCCCGATACCCGCAAGGAAGCCTCGATTCAAGTGCTGGGGCTGAATCCTGATCAACCAATTCTCAATTTGCCAGAAGTCAACCAACAGCTAGACAAGATTCAGCTACCCGATCAGGTGTTGTTCGATCGCAACTCTAGAGGTGATTACCAAAAAGCGATCGCCCAGATTGAGCAAAACCAACTAGACCAAAACCAACCCGACCAGAACCAAACCGTTACAACGGAAGTAGAACGACGCACGATCGCGATCGCAGGTCTGTTCTCCCTCGGAGCTTCCTTTGGCGCTGATGGCATCCTGATTGCCAGTGATCAAACTTTTCTGCGCCTGTTTCCCCGTCGAGATGCTGGCAGTATCAATTTGGGCTTGATTCGCGTAGAGCCTAATGCTAACCCCGAACAAGTGGCGGCAGCGCTCAAAACCCATCTCTCTGATGATGTGCGAGTTCTGACGCATCCCGAATACATCGAGTTTGAGGAAAGTTACTGGAAGAAGGAAAGCCCGATTGGTTTCATCTTTGGCTTAGGAACCAGCATGGCCTTTGTCGTGGGCGTGGTGATCGTTTACCAAGTGCTCTCCACCGATGTCAATGCTCACATGAAAGAGTACGCCACCTTCAAGGCGATGGGATATCGCAATCAATATCTCCTAGCCGTGGTGTTTGAAGAAGCTTTGATTCTGGCGTTTTTGGGCTTTATTCCTGGAATGGTCTTGCCATTGGGACTTTACCAGTTGGCAGCTAACGCTACAGCTCTACCGATCGCGATGAAACTGTCACGCGCCTTAACCGTTCTGTTCCTCACAGTTGCTATGTGCAGTATTTCGGGAGCGATCGCCACTCGCAAGCTGCAATCTGCCGATCCCGCCGATATGTTTTAG
- a CDS encoding DevA family ABC transporter ATP-binding protein has product MFQPVISIQNLNHHFGHGQLRKQVLFDINLQINAGEIVIMTGPSGSGKTTLLTLVGGLRSAQFGSLQVLGRELCGAKDKELTIARRQHGYIFQAHNLHGSLTALQNVKMGLELHAHLSLSEMEAQSAQMLEQVGLGQRLHYYPNDLSGGQKQRVAIARALVSHPKIVLADEPTAALDSKSGRDVVTLMQTLAKEQGCTILLVTHDNRILDVADRIVHMEDGRLTSNTVLSAAA; this is encoded by the coding sequence ATGTTTCAACCTGTCATCTCTATCCAGAATCTGAATCATCACTTTGGCCACGGCCAACTCCGCAAGCAAGTTCTGTTTGACATCAACTTACAAATTAACGCAGGTGAGATCGTGATTATGACAGGGCCTTCTGGTTCTGGTAAAACTACACTACTAACTCTGGTTGGTGGTCTGCGATCGGCTCAGTTTGGCAGTTTGCAAGTGTTGGGCCGAGAACTCTGCGGAGCCAAGGACAAAGAACTGACGATCGCGCGACGACAGCATGGTTATATCTTTCAAGCTCACAATTTACATGGCAGCTTGACAGCCCTGCAAAACGTCAAAATGGGTTTAGAACTGCATGCTCATTTATCACTATCCGAGATGGAAGCCCAATCTGCCCAAATGCTAGAGCAGGTTGGCTTAGGTCAGCGGCTCCACTACTACCCGAATGATCTCTCTGGCGGTCAAAAACAACGAGTGGCGATCGCTCGTGCCTTGGTCAGTCATCCTAAAATTGTTCTGGCAGATGAACCCACTGCTGCCCTAGACAGTAAATCAGGCAGGGATGTCGTCACCTTGATGCAAACCTTAGCCAAGGAACAAGGTTGCACCATTCTCTTGGTTACCCATGACAACCGCATTTTGGATGTGGCCGATCGCATTGTGCACATGGAAGATGGCCGACTCACCAGCAATACGGTTTTAAGTGCAGCGGCGTAA
- a CDS encoding DUF3474 domain-containing protein yields MTSNLTTRPPAREVLPFTLQDVRTAIPGHCFQSNLWRSLSYFVLDLGIVAGLYWLAARIDSAWFFPCFWLMQGTMFWALFVIGHDCGHGSFSRYRWLNNLVGHLSHTPILVPFHGWRISHRTHHANTGNIETDESWYPVTESYYDNMPWYERLARFHLILFVYPLYLFRRSPGKQGSHFLPDSPLFRPHERRAVLTSTLCLSVMLAFLVGLGVHYGFGFLFKYYLMPYVVFVIWLDLVTFLHHTDADIPWYRGKDWYFLKGALSTIDRDYGIFNPIHHDIGTHVAHHIFITVPHYHLKEATEAIKPVLGEHYRSSQEPIWKSLWRAYRTCYFVPDQGSKVYYQTPQSSSK; encoded by the coding sequence GTGACCTCTAACTTAACTACTCGTCCTCCTGCGCGTGAAGTTCTACCTTTTACGCTTCAAGATGTCCGAACGGCTATCCCAGGCCACTGTTTTCAATCAAACCTTTGGCGATCGCTCTCCTACTTTGTTCTAGACCTGGGTATTGTGGCAGGTCTATATTGGCTCGCGGCCCGCATTGATAGCGCTTGGTTTTTTCCCTGCTTCTGGTTAATGCAAGGCACCATGTTTTGGGCTTTGTTTGTGATTGGACATGATTGCGGTCATGGGTCTTTCTCTCGCTACCGTTGGCTCAACAATTTGGTGGGTCATCTCAGCCACACTCCGATTCTGGTTCCTTTTCATGGCTGGCGCATTAGCCACCGTACCCACCATGCCAACACGGGCAACATCGAAACCGATGAGAGTTGGTATCCCGTTACCGAGAGCTACTACGACAATATGCCCTGGTACGAGAGGTTGGCCCGATTTCACTTGATTTTGTTTGTCTACCCGTTGTATCTGTTCCGGCGATCGCCCGGAAAGCAAGGGTCTCACTTTCTTCCCGACAGCCCATTGTTTCGGCCTCATGAGAGACGCGCAGTCCTCACCAGCACCCTTTGTTTGTCAGTGATGCTCGCCTTCTTGGTAGGCTTGGGTGTGCATTATGGCTTTGGGTTTTTGTTTAAGTACTATCTCATGCCTTATGTAGTTTTTGTCATCTGGCTAGATTTAGTTACTTTTCTCCACCATACGGATGCCGATATTCCTTGGTACCGAGGCAAAGATTGGTATTTCCTCAAAGGTGCTCTCTCCACTATTGATCGGGACTACGGAATTTTTAATCCAATTCATCACGACATTGGCACTCACGTAGCTCATCATATTTTCATCACCGTTCCTCACTATCACTTGAAGGAAGCCACAGAAGCCATAAAACCTGTTTTAGGGGAGCATTATCGATCCTCCCAGGAACCGATTTGGAAATCGTTATGGCGTGCTTATCGAACTTGTTACTTTGTACCAGATCAAGGCAGTAAGGTTTACTATCAAACGCCCCAAAGTAGCTCTAAATAG
- a CDS encoding 2Fe-2S iron-sulfur cluster binding domain-containing protein yields MAIYQVQLINPDTNLDRAIAVPDDQYILDIAEEAGIRLPSGCKQGECSACVAKLMSGEVDQSEQKFLRPEEVQAGYVVTCVTYPLSDCTLHTHQEKVLYQSSLYLKSDSIKPE; encoded by the coding sequence ATGGCTATTTATCAAGTGCAATTGATTAACCCAGATACCAACCTGGATCGCGCGATCGCTGTACCTGATGACCAATACATTCTAGACATCGCGGAGGAAGCTGGAATCCGCTTGCCATCTGGGTGCAAGCAAGGAGAATGCTCTGCTTGTGTTGCCAAGCTGATGAGTGGTGAAGTTGACCAAAGTGAGCAGAAATTTTTGCGACCTGAAGAAGTGCAAGCTGGGTATGTTGTCACTTGTGTGACTTATCCTTTGTCTGACTGCACCTTGCACACTCATCAGGAAAAAGTACTCTATCAGTCATCGCTCTATCTCAAGTCCGACTCCATCAAACCCGAATAG
- the rpsU gene encoding 30S ribosomal protein S21, whose protein sequence is MAQVVLGENEGIESALRRFKRQVSKAGIFQDMKKKRHFETPLEKEKRKTLAKHRQRKQRSHSR, encoded by the coding sequence ATGGCTCAAGTGGTTTTGGGCGAAAACGAAGGCATTGAGTCTGCTTTACGCCGATTTAAACGGCAAGTTTCTAAAGCAGGTATCTTCCAAGATATGAAGAAAAAGCGGCACTTTGAAACGCCGTTGGAGAAAGAAAAGCGTAAGACTTTGGCAAAACACAGACAGCGTAAACAGCGTTCTCATTCCAGATAA
- a CDS encoding RNA-binding protein: MSIYVGNLSYEVTQEDLKHAFAEYGTVNRVQLPTDRETGRVRGFAFVEMGTEAEEAAAIEALDGAEWMGRDLKVNKAKPREDRSSSSGGGGGGWGNNRRSDRRY; the protein is encoded by the coding sequence ATGTCGATTTACGTTGGTAATCTGTCTTACGAGGTTACCCAAGAAGACCTCAAGCATGCATTTGCAGAATACGGCACTGTTAACCGGGTTCAGCTGCCCACTGACCGCGAAACAGGTCGTGTTCGGGGGTTTGCATTCGTAGAAATGGGCACAGAAGCAGAAGAAGCTGCTGCGATTGAAGCGCTTGATGGCGCAGAATGGATGGGGCGTGACCTCAAAGTGAACAAAGCAAAACCCCGTGAAGATAGAAGCTCCTCCAGTGGTGGCGGCGGCGGTGGTTGGGGCAATAACCGTCGTAGCGATCGCCGTTATTAA
- a CDS encoding FAD-dependent oxidoreductase yields the protein MNREEHVTRLQSETFDLLVIGGGATGTGIALDAATRNLTVALVERDDFAAGTSSRSTKLIHGGVRYLEQAVLRRDRSQFNLVRDALKERAVLLKIAPHLSQPLPIVMPLYNPLQIPYFFTGLKLYDALAGKANLAPSQFLGAKEIRDRLPMLRSERLWGGVLYYDGQFNDARMNVALALTAAESGAVVANHIEVVALNKANGKLCGATVRDRLSGDSWEIVAKVVINATGPFTDAIRQLDEPKATPMLRLSSGVHLVLDQPFSLPATGILIPKTEDGRVLFILPWLEHTLVGTTDNPATLSTRPLATQEDIDYILRHLQKYFSISVTQGDVRAAWAGLRPLVCDPKAADTAKLSRDHVINISESGLLTITGGKWTTYRKMALDAVNAALTLGNLNCDRPSQTENLKLVGAEKYSPQGDAQLQSAYGLAPDVASHLNHAYGDHAALVAELALAGYGQRLAENYPYLEAEVVYGARYESARSASDMLSRRTRLSFLNSEAAQAALPRVLELLGHTLHWNQAQKQADLDYCMDYLKDFFR from the coding sequence ATGAACCGAGAAGAGCACGTCACCCGCTTACAGTCTGAAACCTTTGATTTGCTAGTCATTGGGGGTGGCGCAACCGGAACCGGAATTGCCCTAGATGCCGCCACTCGCAACTTGACAGTGGCACTCGTAGAGCGAGATGACTTTGCGGCTGGAACCAGTAGTCGCAGCACTAAGTTAATTCATGGCGGGGTGCGTTATCTAGAGCAGGCAGTGTTGCGGCGCGATCGCAGTCAGTTTAATTTAGTCCGCGATGCCCTGAAGGAGCGGGCAGTCTTGTTAAAGATTGCGCCTCACCTCAGCCAGCCTTTACCCATTGTTATGCCGCTGTACAACCCGCTGCAAATCCCGTACTTCTTCACCGGGCTGAAGTTGTATGACGCCCTCGCCGGAAAAGCAAACCTAGCTCCTAGTCAGTTTCTCGGTGCCAAGGAGATCCGCGATCGCCTGCCCATGTTGAGATCCGAGAGATTGTGGGGCGGCGTTCTCTATTATGATGGGCAATTCAACGACGCTCGGATGAATGTGGCTTTAGCACTCACCGCCGCTGAGTCAGGGGCAGTAGTCGCCAATCATATAGAAGTAGTGGCATTAAATAAAGCCAACGGTAAACTTTGCGGTGCCACTGTACGCGATCGCTTGAGCGGAGACAGTTGGGAAATAGTAGCCAAAGTTGTGATCAATGCCACTGGCCCGTTTACCGATGCGATTCGCCAGTTAGATGAACCGAAGGCCACCCCCATGCTGCGGTTAAGTTCTGGCGTGCATCTGGTGCTCGATCAGCCATTCTCGTTACCCGCCACAGGGATATTGATCCCCAAAACAGAAGATGGTCGAGTCCTATTCATTTTACCTTGGCTAGAACATACGTTGGTCGGCACCACGGACAATCCCGCCACGCTGTCAACTCGTCCACTAGCGACTCAGGAAGATATAGACTATATTCTGCGCCACTTGCAAAAGTACTTCTCTATTTCTGTCACGCAAGGAGATGTCCGAGCGGCTTGGGCAGGATTGCGGCCCCTTGTTTGCGATCCTAAAGCCGCCGATACCGCCAAACTATCCCGTGACCATGTGATTAACATTAGTGAGTCGGGGTTGCTCACTATCACAGGTGGCAAGTGGACAACCTATCGCAAGATGGCTTTAGATGCCGTCAATGCCGCACTGACATTAGGCAACCTGAACTGCGATCGCCCCTCTCAAACCGAAAACCTCAAGCTAGTAGGAGCAGAGAAGTACTCCCCTCAAGGAGACGCACAGTTACAAAGCGCCTATGGTTTGGCACCGGATGTCGCGAGTCATCTTAATCATGCTTATGGCGATCACGCTGCTTTAGTGGCTGAATTAGCGCTAGCAGGATATGGGCAGCGCTTGGCAGAAAATTATCCTTACTTGGAAGCTGAAGTAGTTTATGGCGCAAGATATGAATCAGCCCGGAGTGCTTCTGACATGTTATCCCGCCGCACTCGCCTTAGTTTCCTGAATTCCGAAGCTGCTCAAGCTGCTTTACCCCGTGTACTGGAATTGCTGGGGCACACCTTGCATTGGAACCAAGCTCAAAAACAAGCAGATCTTGACTATTGCATGGATTATTTAAAGGATTTTTTCAGATAA
- the infC gene encoding translation initiation factor IF-3, translating to MIVAQKQLINRQITSPQVFLIDHENNNRGLIDTNEALRLAESLELDLVVVSQGKDAPVAKILNYGKLQYQQKKRQSQGSRPTVKEVRLRPNVGVSDYKLRIDNAIEWLGKGDSVKFMIRLRGRENQFRDRAGDLLDRIAADLSQVGKVQSLDKRSLIVQVVPA from the coding sequence ATTATCGTAGCCCAGAAACAGCTAATTAACCGTCAAATCACGTCCCCTCAGGTCTTCCTAATTGACCATGAAAATAACAATCGTGGCTTGATCGATACCAATGAAGCCCTAAGGCTGGCTGAGAGTTTAGAGCTTGACCTAGTAGTGGTCTCGCAGGGTAAGGACGCTCCAGTCGCTAAGATTTTAAATTACGGCAAGCTGCAATATCAACAGAAGAAGCGGCAGAGCCAAGGTTCTCGACCAACCGTCAAAGAAGTCAGGCTTCGTCCGAATGTGGGCGTGTCTGATTACAAGCTACGGATTGATAATGCTATTGAGTGGTTGGGTAAAGGCGACTCAGTTAAGTTCATGATTCGTCTGCGGGGTCGAGAAAATCAATTTCGCGATCGCGCTGGGGACTTACTAGATCGGATTGCAGCAGACCTCAGTCAAGTTGGTAAAGTACAGTCGCTTGATAAACGGTCACTGATTGTTCAGGTCGTTCCTGCCTAG
- a CDS encoding protochlorophyllide reductase: MERDQKPTVVVTGASSGVGLYAAKALAKKGWHVVMACRDLTKAENAAQTVEIPQDSYTLLPIDLSSLESVRQFVDKFRATGRSLDALVCNAAVYLPLLKEPLRSAEGYELSVATNHLGHFLLCNLMLEDLKQSSYPDRRLVILGTVTANPKELGGKIPIPAPPDLGDLQGFEAGFKTPITMINGKKFKSGKAYKDSKLCNVLTMRELHRRYHESTGITFNSLYPGCVADTPLFRNHYPLFQKIFPLFQKNITGGYVSQELAGERVASIVADPEYKESGMYWSWGNRQKPGRQSFVQEVSDEASDDQKAQKLWDLSAKLVALA, translated from the coding sequence ATGGAACGAGATCAAAAACCAACAGTTGTGGTCACGGGTGCCTCCTCCGGGGTTGGTTTGTACGCCGCAAAAGCGCTGGCCAAAAAAGGATGGCATGTGGTGATGGCCTGCCGGGATTTGACCAAGGCAGAAAATGCTGCCCAAACGGTGGAAATTCCGCAAGACAGCTACACCCTCTTGCCGATCGATCTAAGCTCTCTAGAGAGTGTGCGGCAGTTTGTTGATAAATTCAGAGCCACTGGCAGATCTTTAGATGCGCTAGTGTGTAACGCCGCAGTTTATCTGCCTTTATTAAAAGAACCCTTACGCAGCGCCGAAGGCTATGAACTGAGCGTCGCGACCAATCACCTGGGTCATTTCCTTTTGTGCAATCTCATGTTGGAAGATTTGAAGCAATCTTCTTACCCCGATCGCCGATTGGTGATTTTGGGCACTGTGACTGCCAATCCCAAAGAGTTAGGCGGCAAAATCCCCATCCCCGCTCCTCCAGATTTAGGAGATCTCCAAGGCTTTGAAGCAGGCTTTAAAACGCCCATCACCATGATTAATGGCAAAAAGTTTAAGTCTGGCAAAGCTTACAAAGACAGCAAACTTTGTAATGTTTTGACCATGCGGGAGCTGCATCGCCGCTATCACGAGTCAACGGGGATCACGTTCAACTCTCTCTATCCGGGATGCGTGGCGGATACGCCTTTATTCCGCAACCACTACCCGCTATTCCAAAAAATCTTCCCGCTGTTCCAGAAAAACATTACTGGAGGATACGTCTCTCAGGAATTGGCAGGTGAACGGGTAGCTTCGATCGTCGCTGATCCAGAGTACAAGGAATCGGGGATGTATTGGAGCTGGGGCAATCGTCAGAAGCCAGGTCGCCAATCTTTTGTGCAAGAGGTTTCCGACGAAGCCAGCGACGACCAGAAAGCCCAAAAGCTATGGGATCTAAGCGCTAAGCTGGTAGCACTGGCATAA
- a CDS encoding DOMON-like domain-containing protein, with protein sequence MKSQAFSLQPFPDPNSPPNLQITGTLTRQAQTLHIRYALSGDLSKIAIAAPTDIPTRQHELWQETCFEFFLGQKGSDRYWEFNLSPSGDWNVYRFDGYRQKMQEETAFTVLPFAVETQPEAPTLSLELNLAAIVPDEQPLEVAITAVVKTNESEVTYWALAHTGSEADFHRRDSFVLQI encoded by the coding sequence ATGAAGAGCCAAGCTTTCTCTCTGCAACCCTTTCCTGATCCCAATTCACCTCCAAATCTCCAGATTACAGGTACCCTTACTCGTCAAGCACAGACACTCCATATCCGTTATGCACTCTCTGGCGATCTGTCTAAAATTGCGATCGCCGCTCCAACAGACATCCCAACTCGGCAACATGAGCTGTGGCAGGAGACTTGTTTTGAGTTCTTTCTGGGACAAAAGGGCAGCGATCGCTACTGGGAATTCAATCTCTCCCCATCTGGTGACTGGAACGTCTATCGCTTCGATGGCTATCGTCAAAAAATGCAAGAGGAAACAGCTTTTACAGTGCTGCCCTTTGCAGTAGAAACTCAACCGGAAGCCCCCACGCTTTCTCTTGAGCTAAATTTGGCGGCGATCGTACCCGACGAGCAACCTTTAGAAGTAGCGATTACCGCAGTGGTTAAAACCAACGAGAGTGAGGTCACTTACTGGGCTTTGGCTCACACGGGCTCAGAAGCTGACTTCCACCGCCGGGATAGCTTCGTGCTACAAATTTGA
- a CDS encoding aminoglycoside phosphotransferase family protein has product MTSDRTPRNTLDPHVAIADQFAHQGKITSVQAFGNGNINDTFLVALDDLDQTRFVLQRINTQVFRRPDLVMQNMRILTEHVCDRLQRTPLNRRWEIPRVLLTQDAQDHWIDEYGSFWRAISFIEGSTSFDTMQDVNQAQEVGYALGMFHSLISDLPPAQLADTLEGFHITPSYWQHYEQALAQTNVSSTAEVSYCLKFVRDRQALTHVLEDAKAQGKLPLRLMHGDPKINNVMFDITTGKAVSIVDLDTVKPGLVHYDIGDCLRSGCNPAGEETQQWETVQFDMDLCQGILKGYLAIAQDFLTESDYDYLYDSIRLLAFELGLRFLSDHLAGNVYFKVKHPEHNLARALVQFKLTESIESQATTLQNLISDLR; this is encoded by the coding sequence ATGACCAGCGATCGCACCCCCAGAAACACCTTAGATCCCCATGTGGCGATCGCCGACCAATTTGCCCACCAAGGCAAAATTACCAGCGTCCAAGCTTTTGGTAACGGCAATATTAATGACACCTTTCTCGTCGCCTTGGATGATCTTGACCAAACCCGCTTCGTCCTACAACGCATCAACACTCAAGTTTTTCGTCGTCCAGACTTGGTGATGCAAAACATGCGCATCCTCACCGAGCATGTGTGCGATCGCCTACAACGTACCCCGCTCAACCGTCGCTGGGAAATTCCGCGTGTCCTCCTCACCCAAGACGCACAAGATCATTGGATTGATGAGTACGGCTCTTTCTGGCGTGCGATTAGCTTCATTGAAGGCTCTACCTCTTTCGACACGATGCAAGACGTAAACCAGGCTCAAGAGGTGGGTTACGCCTTGGGCATGTTTCACAGCTTGATTAGTGATCTCCCTCCCGCTCAGCTAGCCGATACCTTAGAAGGTTTCCACATCACTCCTAGTTACTGGCAGCACTACGAGCAAGCGCTGGCTCAAACCAACGTTAGCTCTACAGCCGAAGTCTCTTACTGCTTAAAATTTGTTCGCGATCGCCAAGCTTTAACGCATGTCCTGGAAGATGCCAAAGCCCAGGGTAAGCTGCCACTCCGCCTCATGCACGGAGATCCCAAAATTAATAATGTGATGTTTGATATCACGACCGGAAAAGCAGTCAGCATCGTTGATCTCGATACCGTTAAGCCTGGTTTGGTCCATTACGACATTGGAGATTGCCTGCGATCGGGTTGCAATCCAGCAGGAGAAGAAACTCAACAATGGGAAACAGTGCAGTTTGACATGGATCTGTGCCAAGGCATCCTTAAAGGATATCTAGCGATCGCCCAAGACTTCCTGACTGAATCAGACTATGACTACCTGTACGACTCCATCCGTCTGCTCGCTTTTGAGTTAGGGCTGCGGTTCTTGAGCGATCACCTGGCAGGGAATGTTTATTTCAAGGTCAAACACCCAGAACATAACCTAGCTAGAGCTTTGGTGCAGTTCAAGCTAACTGAAAGTATCGAATCTCAAGCCACCACTCTCCAAAATCTGATCTCCGATTTGCGATGA
- a CDS encoding PIN domain-containing protein: MTAILDTSFLFALTDQSDRNHHRVLTVAQTLNEPLILPTVVLPEVCYLVASRLGHKAMRVFLSKLLASDVQIESSLLEDLVRANEVLEQYADSHLDFTDAAIVALAERGNITRVLTLDQRDFTMVRPRHCNYFELLP; the protein is encoded by the coding sequence ATGACCGCCATACTCGATACCAGCTTCCTTTTTGCGCTTACAGATCAAAGCGATCGCAATCACCATCGAGTTTTAACTGTTGCTCAAACTCTTAATGAACCACTAATTTTGCCTACCGTGGTTCTCCCGGAAGTTTGTTACTTGGTGGCATCTAGGCTAGGGCATAAGGCAATGCGCGTTTTTCTATCCAAGCTTTTAGCCAGTGACGTTCAAATTGAATCCTCTTTACTGGAGGACTTAGTCCGAGCGAATGAAGTGTTAGAGCAGTACGCTGATAGTCACCTTGACTTTACAGATGCAGCCATTGTTGCACTGGCTGAGAGGGGGAATATTACTCGTGTACTAACTCTTGACCAACGCGACTTCACAATGGTTCGTCCAAGACACTGCAATTATTTTGAGTTATTACCCTAA
- a CDS encoding DUF2281 domain-containing protein: protein MDAPMAERQKLIQAVSTLPDEVLVELASFVDYLRYKSAQSQERKQGSSFLLSIAGLGDSGEQDLSERDEEVLHQEIDPIQGWSLKPNNSP from the coding sequence ATGGATGCACCAATGGCAGAGCGTCAGAAACTCATTCAAGCAGTTAGTACGCTTCCGGATGAAGTATTGGTTGAACTTGCCAGCTTCGTTGACTATCTCCGTTACAAATCAGCTCAATCTCAAGAAAGAAAGCAAGGCTCATCCTTCTTGCTCTCGATCGCAGGACTAGGAGATTCTGGCGAACAGGATCTTTCAGAGCGGGATGAAGAAGTTTTGCATCAAGAGATTGATCCGATTCAAGGCTGGAGTTTGAAGCCGAATAATTCTCCATGA